The following nucleotide sequence is from Campylobacter anatolicus.
TGACATCTATTGCTGTTTTTAACTGTATATCTTCATCTATTTTTTGTTTTGTTATGATATTTTTTTCATCTTTTTGCTCAGTTTTATTTGCTTCACTTGGCTTTATGTTTATCTTTTCTAACTCACCTTGCAAGTGTGCCTTTAACTCACTCTCTTTTATAGAAAACGTGCTACTATCGCTTTGTGGGACTTTGCCGGGATGGACGATAACATCAGGTGTTACGCCTACAGCTTGAACGGTTTTGCCACTTGGCAGATAGTATCTTGCAGTAGTTAGCCTTAATGCCTCTGCATCATTTATAGGAAGTATAACTTGAACGCTACCCTTGCCAAATGTATTTTCCCCTACAACAACGGCACGTTTATGATCTTGTAGCGAACCGCTTACTATCTCACTTGCACTCGCACTTCCACCATTTACTAAGGTTACAAGAGGAGCTTTTGTTAAAGTATTGCTAGGGCTTGCTTTATACTCTATATTATCATCAGCATCGCGACCTTTTTGGGATACGATAATGCCACTATCAACAAATAAATTTACAAGTCCAACAGCTTGATTTAGTAAACCACCTGGATTATTTCTAAGATCTAAGATTATACCATTTACTTTTGGATTTGATTTTATAAACTCGCTTGCCTTACTAACTACGTTTTTATCAAAATTTGTAACACGGATATAAAGTATATTTTCATCTTTGATCTTTTTAGCATAGACTGATTCTACTTTGATGATATCGCGTATTATATTTACATCAAATGGCTTTTGTTCGCCCTTTCGTACGATGGTTATTGTTATTGGAGTTTTTGGCTTACCACGCATTTTATTGACCGCTTCATCTATAGTCGTGCCAATAGTTGCATTGCCATCTATGCGGACGATTATATCACCTGATTTTATACCAGCTTTATCGGCAGGAGTATCTTCTATAGGTGCGATAACGGTTAAAGCCCCATCTTTCATACCAACAGTTATGCCAAGACCACCAAATTCGCCGTTTGTTTGTATCTGCATATCCTTGAATGCTTTTTCGTTTAAAAATCCTGAGTGTGCATCTAAATTTTGCATTAAGCCACTTATAGCTTTGTCAATTAACTCTTGAAATTTTATATCATCAACGTAGTATTTTTCGACTGTTGATATGGTTTTGGTTAGTTTTGCAAGTGCCTCAAGCCTTGTATTTGCATCACTGTCGCTTTTAGCAACTAAATTTGATGAAAGTAGCCCACAAAATAGCAGTGTGGCTAAAAATTTAATATTCAAATTATCTCCTAATTTTGCGATAAAAACGAATTTTAATAATTTTTGCCTAAAAAACGGCTAAATTTATAAATTTCTTATATAAAAATTTAAAATCGTGCTAAATTTTATTAGCACTTATAAATATTAAGTGCTAATAACTTGACATTAAAGCACTAAAGTTATATAATACCATCATTATAAATAAAGGAGAAAATATGGCAAATTTAGCAGAAAACTTAACAGCACAAATGCAAGAGACTTTAGAAAAAGGCGTAGCTTTAGCACTTCACGCTAAAAATCCGCAAGTCGTGCCACTACACGTACTATGGGCTTTGGTGGCTGATAGTACTTCGTTGCTTAATCAAGTATTTAACAAAATGTCTGTCTCAAAAGAGGCGATGGAGCTAGAGATAAAAAGTAAAATTTCAAATTTACCAACTAGTTCAAACGTCATTAAAGAAAACGTTCAAATCTCACGAGAGCTTATAAACTCACTTGAGGCTGCAAAAGCTTTAATGACAAGCCTTGGAGATAGCTATATCGCCGTAGATACGTGGATAATGGCTGCTTTGGAGATAAGCGAGATAAGAGAAATTTTATCAAAATTTACTGACGTACTTGAGGTGCGTAAAAATTTAGAAGCTATAAGAGCAGGACGTAAGATAGATACGCAAACGAGTGATGAAACGCTTGATAGTTTAGAAAAATTTGGCATAGACTTAACTAAAAAAGCGTTAAACTCAGAGCTTGATCCAGTTATCGGACGCGATGAGGAGATCACACGGATGATGCAAATTTTAATAAGAAAGAGTAAAAATAATCCTATCTTGCTTGGTGAGCCAGGTGTTGGTAAAACGGCTATCGTTGAAGGTCTAGCTCAAAAGATAATTGCTCGTGATGTTCCAACTAGCCTTGCAAATAAGCGTGTTGTAGCCCTTGATATGAGTGCTTTAATTGCTGGGGCAAAATACCGCGGAGAGTTTGAAGATAGATTAAAAGCGGTCATTAATGAGGTCAAAAAAGCTGGAAACATCATACTTTTTATAGATGAGATTCACACGATAGTCGGGGCTGGAGCGAGTGAGGGCAGTATGGATGCAGCAAATATATTAAAGCCAGCTCTAGCACGTGGTGAGTTGCATACTGTTGGTGCGACAACACTTAAAGAGTATCGCAAGTATTTTGAAAAAGATGCCGCTTTACAACGCCGTTTTCAACCTATTGATGTGCGTGAGCCAAGTGTAAATGAGGCTTTGCAAATTTTACGTGGTATCAAAGAACGCCTTGAGGTTCATCACAGTGTTACTATAACCGATAGCGCACTTGTCGCTGCCACAAAGTTAAGCGATCGCTATATCTCAAATCGCTTTTTGCCAGATAAGGCGATAGATTTAATAGATGAAGCAGCAGCGGAGCTAAAAATGCAGATAGAGAGTGAGCCGTATGAGTTAGCTAAGATAAAGCGTGAGATAGTAACGCTTCAGGTAGAAAAAGAGGCGTTAAAAATGGAGGATGTAGAGAAAAATGCCGAGCGTTTGGGTGAGATAGAAAAAGAGATAGCAAATTTAAATGAGCAAAAACACTCGTTAGATACTAAATTCGAAAATGAAAAGGCTGTTTTTGGTGGAATTTCTAAGGCTAAAAAGCAGATAGATGCACTTAAAAATGAAGCTGAGATGGCACGCAGAAATGGTGATTTGCAAAAGGCTGCTGAGATAGAATATGGTAAAATTTTAGAGGCTCAAAATGAGCAAAAGCAGCTTGAAGAAAAATGGGAAGAGATGAAAAGAGCTGGAGTATTGCTTAAAAATCAGGTTGATGAGGAGATCGTAGCTGAAATTTTAAGCAAATGGACTGGAATCTCTGTCTCAAAAATGCTAACTAGCGAGAAACAAAAATATCTAATGATAGAAGAGTCTTTACGTGAAAGCGTAGTGGGTCAGGATGCCGCTATACACGCACTTAGCCGTGCGATAAAGCGAAATAAAGCCGGGCTAAATGAAGGTGCTAGACCGATTGGATCATTCTTATTTCTAGGTCCAACTGGTGTTGGTAAAACACAGTCAGCAAAGGCGTTAGCGAAGTTTTTATTTGATGATGAAAAGGCATTGATCCGCTTTGATATGAGCGAATATATGGAAAAACATAGTGTCAGCCGTCTGCTTGGGGCACCTCCTGGTTATGTCGGATATGATGAGGGCGGACAGCTAACAGAGGCGGTGCGAAGGAGACCATATAGCGTGATACTTTTTGATGAGATAGAAAAGGCTCACAAAGATGTATTTAACGTGCTTTTAGGTATTTTAGATGATGGTCGTGCGACTGATAATAAGGGTGTAACAGTTGATTTTAAAAATACGATTATCATTTTAACATCAAATATCGCTTCAAATTTTATTATGGATTTGGAGGGAGAAGAGCGTGAAAACGCGGTTAAAAATGAACTTAAAAACTACTTTAAACCAGAGTTTTTAAACCGCCTTGACGATACGATAATCTTTAACCCACTAAGTGAAGATGGACTTAGAGAGATAGTGGCTATAATGTTTAAAGAGCTTGAAAAAGTGCTTGCAAATCGCGGTATAAAGGCGACT
It contains:
- a CDS encoding S41 family peptidase, translating into MNIKFLATLLFCGLLSSNLVAKSDSDANTRLEALAKLTKTISTVEKYYVDDIKFQELIDKAISGLMQNLDAHSGFLNEKAFKDMQIQTNGEFGGLGITVGMKDGALTVIAPIEDTPADKAGIKSGDIIVRIDGNATIGTTIDEAVNKMRGKPKTPITITIVRKGEQKPFDVNIIRDIIKVESVYAKKIKDENILYIRVTNFDKNVVSKASEFIKSNPKVNGIILDLRNNPGGLLNQAVGLVNLFVDSGIIVSQKGRDADDNIEYKASPSNTLTKAPLVTLVNGGSASASEIVSGSLQDHKRAVVVGENTFGKGSVQVILPINDAEALRLTTARYYLPSGKTVQAVGVTPDVIVHPGKVPQSDSSTFSIKESELKAHLQGELEKINIKPSEANKTEQKDEKNIITKQKIDEDIQLKTAIDVIKVLKIKQ
- a CDS encoding ATP-dependent Clp protease ATP-binding subunit, encoding MANLAENLTAQMQETLEKGVALALHAKNPQVVPLHVLWALVADSTSLLNQVFNKMSVSKEAMELEIKSKISNLPTSSNVIKENVQISRELINSLEAAKALMTSLGDSYIAVDTWIMAALEISEIREILSKFTDVLEVRKNLEAIRAGRKIDTQTSDETLDSLEKFGIDLTKKALNSELDPVIGRDEEITRMMQILIRKSKNNPILLGEPGVGKTAIVEGLAQKIIARDVPTSLANKRVVALDMSALIAGAKYRGEFEDRLKAVINEVKKAGNIILFIDEIHTIVGAGASEGSMDAANILKPALARGELHTVGATTLKEYRKYFEKDAALQRRFQPIDVREPSVNEALQILRGIKERLEVHHSVTITDSALVAATKLSDRYISNRFLPDKAIDLIDEAAAELKMQIESEPYELAKIKREIVTLQVEKEALKMEDVEKNAERLGEIEKEIANLNEQKHSLDTKFENEKAVFGGISKAKKQIDALKNEAEMARRNGDLQKAAEIEYGKILEAQNEQKQLEEKWEEMKRAGVLLKNQVDEEIVAEILSKWTGISVSKMLTSEKQKYLMIEESLRESVVGQDAAIHALSRAIKRNKAGLNEGARPIGSFLFLGPTGVGKTQSAKALAKFLFDDEKALIRFDMSEYMEKHSVSRLLGAPPGYVGYDEGGQLTEAVRRRPYSVILFDEIEKAHKDVFNVLLGILDDGRATDNKGVTVDFKNTIIILTSNIASNFIMDLEGEERENAVKNELKNYFKPEFLNRLDDTIIFNPLSEDGLREIVAIMFKELEKVLANRGIKATLSEEAKKFIASAGFDIVYGARPLRRALYELVEDRLAEMILRDEIGSGDEIIIDADKENIIINVKH